In a genomic window of Bradyrhizobium ontarionense:
- a CDS encoding HD domain-containing protein, whose protein sequence is MTHFLREQDLPIWLAARPWLDVRSNDEHTLISYRLGQALLRIHPDADASVVLPAILMHDVGWKKFPPEQLAAAVGPNPRYPELQRAHEIEGVKIAAETFARLAIPGLQVETILAIIDGHDTRKKAISREDALMKDADKLWRFTGHGVATIGGWFDTPPKETLAMLESFVLPSMLTEAGTTMAQALIAEGVASAFMTDLLHIEVPA, encoded by the coding sequence ATGACGCATTTTCTGCGCGAACAGGATCTGCCGATCTGGCTTGCTGCGCGGCCGTGGCTGGACGTGCGCTCGAACGACGAACATACGCTGATCTCCTATCGTCTCGGCCAGGCGCTGCTGCGGATCCATCCCGACGCGGACGCCTCCGTGGTGCTGCCCGCGATCCTCATGCACGACGTCGGCTGGAAGAAATTCCCGCCCGAGCAGCTCGCCGCCGCCGTCGGCCCCAATCCCAGATATCCCGAGCTGCAGCGCGCCCACGAGATCGAGGGTGTGAAGATCGCGGCCGAAACGTTCGCACGGCTGGCGATCCCTGGGCTGCAGGTCGAGACCATCCTGGCGATCATCGACGGCCACGACACCCGCAAGAAGGCGATCTCGCGCGAGGATGCGCTGATGAAGGATGCCGACAAGCTGTGGCGCTTCACCGGCCATGGGGTCGCGACGATCGGCGGCTGGTTCGATACGCCGCCAAAGGAGACGCTCGCGATGCTGGAGAGCTTCGTGCTGCCATCGATGCTGACCGAGGCCGGTACGACCATGGCCCAGGCGCTGATCGCGGAGGGCGTCGCATCCGCGTTCATGACGGATCTGCTGCACATCGAGGTTCCCGCATGA
- a CDS encoding 2Fe-2S iron-sulfur cluster-binding protein, producing the protein MPRIIFIEPDGTERLVDAEPDESAMQAAKRNGVDGIIGECGGSCICATCHCHVDKAWLDRVGPAGDIEADLLEFEAADVRAESRLACQIPITEALDGLLLHVVGRSR; encoded by the coding sequence ATGCCCAGGATCATCTTCATCGAGCCCGACGGCACCGAACGTCTCGTCGATGCCGAGCCCGACGAGAGCGCCATGCAGGCGGCGAAGCGCAACGGCGTCGACGGCATCATCGGCGAATGCGGCGGTTCCTGCATCTGCGCCACCTGCCATTGCCACGTCGACAAGGCCTGGCTCGATCGCGTCGGCCCGGCTGGTGACATCGAGGCCGACCTGCTCGAGTTCGAGGCCGCGGACGTCCGCGCCGAAAGCCGCCTGGCCTGCCAGATCCCGATCACCGAGGCGCTGGACGGCCTCCTGCTGCACGTCGTCGGCCGCAGCCGCTGA
- a CDS encoding aldehyde dehydrogenase family protein — translation MDMFIDGRRVAAQGGATFDVLDPATGETIDSVPDAGRADVDAAIRSAETALQAWKATPVAERARLQKAAAQLMRANAEELGRLLTRELGRPLAGAIGEIQRSAELLDVYAEEGLRLHAEMPLTGVAGEKIIITREPVGVVVAITPFNYPVTLLCFKLGAALMAGCTVVAKPAEDTPLSTLRLAELFRTAGYPNGCFNVVTGRGPDLGMQMIEHPTPRKIAFTGGTRAGKAIAAAAAGTMKRVTLELGGQCPAIVCADADIGAAAAAIARHAFANSGQFCYRVNRVYVERPAYAAFLDALAGKVAQLEIGNGLTSNCALGPLVNEKIYRNSERQIADARALGATVLTGGARLTGGLYDKGWFLPPTVIADANPSALVMTEETFGPVLGVAAFDDRTEALRLANATVYGLAAFVFSRNLAVGLTLAERLEAGSVWVNDIQRSNQRAPFGGMKQSGIGREKGRYGIEDYLEYKTIYLSYDAELR, via the coding sequence ATGGACATGTTCATCGACGGCCGCCGGGTTGCAGCCCAAGGCGGAGCGACCTTCGACGTTCTCGATCCGGCGACCGGCGAGACGATCGACAGCGTTCCGGATGCGGGCCGTGCGGATGTCGATGCCGCGATCCGGTCGGCCGAGACGGCGCTCCAGGCCTGGAAGGCGACACCCGTCGCCGAACGCGCGCGCCTGCAAAAGGCTGCGGCGCAGCTGATGCGCGCGAACGCCGAGGAGCTCGGCCGTCTGCTGACCAGGGAGCTCGGCCGTCCGCTGGCGGGCGCGATCGGCGAAATCCAGCGCTCGGCCGAATTGCTCGACGTCTATGCCGAAGAAGGCCTGCGCCTGCACGCCGAGATGCCGCTGACGGGCGTGGCCGGCGAGAAGATCATCATCACGCGCGAGCCGGTCGGCGTCGTGGTCGCGATCACGCCGTTCAACTATCCGGTGACCTTGCTCTGCTTCAAGCTCGGCGCCGCGCTGATGGCCGGCTGCACCGTCGTCGCCAAGCCTGCCGAGGACACGCCGCTGTCGACCTTGCGGCTCGCCGAACTGTTCCGAACGGCGGGCTATCCAAACGGCTGCTTCAACGTCGTGACCGGCCGCGGCCCCGACCTCGGCATGCAGATGATCGAGCATCCGACGCCGCGCAAGATCGCCTTCACCGGCGGCACCAGGGCCGGCAAGGCGATTGCCGCCGCGGCAGCAGGAACGATGAAGCGCGTCACGCTCGAGCTCGGCGGCCAATGTCCGGCCATCGTCTGCGCCGACGCCGACATCGGCGCAGCCGCTGCGGCGATCGCCCGTCACGCCTTCGCCAATTCCGGTCAGTTCTGCTACCGAGTCAATCGCGTCTATGTCGAGCGCCCCGCCTATGCGGCGTTCCTCGACGCGCTCGCCGGCAAGGTCGCGCAGCTCGAAATCGGCAACGGCCTGACCTCGAATTGCGCGCTCGGGCCTTTGGTCAACGAGAAGATCTACCGCAACAGCGAGCGACAGATTGCGGACGCCCGCGCCCTCGGCGCGACCGTGCTGACCGGCGGAGCCCGGTTGACTGGCGGCCTCTACGACAAGGGCTGGTTCCTGCCGCCGACGGTAATTGCCGATGCCAATCCTTCCGCTCTCGTCATGACCGAGGAAACGTTCGGGCCGGTGCTCGGCGTTGCCGCATTCGACGACCGCACTGAAGCGCTGCGGCTCGCCAATGCGACGGTCTATGGCCTGGCGGCCTTCGTGTTCTCGCGCAACCTCGCGGTAGGGCTGACATTGGCCGAGCGCCTCGAAGCCGGCTCGGTCTGGGTCAACGACATCCAGCGATCGAACCAGCGCGCGCCGTTCGGCGGCATGAAGCAGAGCGGGATCGGCCGCGAAAAGGGCCGCTACGGCATCGAGGACTATCTCGAATACAAGACGATCTATCTCAGCTACGACGCGGAGCTGCGATGA
- a CDS encoding aromatic/alkene/methane monooxygenase hydroxylase/oxygenase subunit alpha, giving the protein MPKLQRRDYYDTARDMNWAFSYVSEDEVFPEELSKSFGIHGEQWWGWDEPYKLTYREYVHNQAGKDDGIYSIRSTIARSNLYDNLDAGWKSAIKAHYGAIPVPEYFASIGEARMARFGRAAAWRNMATFGTLDECRHGQAQIYFPYCLLAKDPQFDWAHKAMHTNEWGVIAARSLFDDMFTANDAVSTAIQLTFTFETGFTNLQFLGMASDALHVGDIEFGALISSIQTDEARHSQQGEPTLKIMINNGKKAEAQKMVDQMFWRSWKLFALLTGISMDYYTPLESRTMSFKEFMQDWICRQFMDQFKDLGMNVPWYWEEHFLPELDWVHHAYHMGVWFWRPTVWWNPDAGVSTAERDWLEQKYPGWNDRFGKLWDVIDDNVRAGQIEKTYPATLPIVCNCCHIPICSPSIGKAPRITTHNGRKLNFCCEVCEWVWKSQPERYDTHLSVVDRFLAGHIQPPTLEGALQYMGITPDVAGNDAQNYAWNGASRLAAE; this is encoded by the coding sequence ATGCCGAAGCTGCAGCGGCGGGACTATTACGACACAGCCCGCGACATGAACTGGGCTTTCTCCTATGTCAGCGAGGACGAGGTCTTTCCCGAGGAGCTCTCGAAGAGCTTCGGCATCCATGGCGAGCAGTGGTGGGGCTGGGACGAGCCGTATAAGCTGACCTACCGCGAATACGTTCACAACCAGGCCGGCAAGGACGACGGCATCTACTCGATCCGCTCGACCATCGCGCGCTCCAATCTGTACGACAATCTCGACGCCGGCTGGAAGTCGGCGATCAAGGCGCATTACGGCGCCATTCCGGTTCCGGAATACTTCGCCTCGATCGGCGAGGCGCGCATGGCCCGGTTCGGCCGCGCCGCCGCCTGGCGCAACATGGCTACGTTCGGCACGCTCGACGAATGCCGCCACGGCCAGGCGCAGATCTACTTCCCTTATTGCCTGCTGGCTAAGGACCCGCAATTCGACTGGGCCCATAAGGCAATGCACACCAACGAGTGGGGCGTCATCGCGGCGCGCAGCCTGTTCGACGACATGTTCACCGCCAATGATGCGGTGTCGACGGCGATCCAGCTGACCTTCACCTTCGAGACCGGATTCACCAACCTGCAGTTCCTCGGCATGGCCTCCGATGCGCTGCATGTCGGCGACATCGAGTTCGGCGCGCTGATCTCCTCGATCCAGACCGACGAGGCGCGGCATTCGCAGCAGGGCGAGCCGACGCTGAAGATCATGATCAACAACGGCAAGAAGGCCGAAGCGCAGAAGATGGTCGACCAGATGTTCTGGCGATCGTGGAAGCTGTTCGCGCTGCTGACCGGTATCTCCATGGACTACTACACGCCGCTGGAAAGCCGGACGATGTCGTTCAAGGAGTTCATGCAGGACTGGATCTGTCGCCAGTTCATGGACCAGTTCAAGGATCTCGGCATGAACGTGCCGTGGTACTGGGAAGAGCATTTCCTGCCCGAGCTCGACTGGGTCCATCACGCCTATCACATGGGCGTCTGGTTCTGGCGACCGACGGTATGGTGGAATCCGGACGCGGGCGTGTCCACCGCCGAGCGCGACTGGCTCGAGCAGAAATATCCCGGCTGGAACGACCGGTTCGGCAAGCTGTGGGACGTGATCGACGACAATGTCCGCGCAGGCCAGATCGAGAAGACCTATCCGGCGACGCTGCCGATCGTCTGCAACTGCTGCCACATCCCGATCTGCAGCCCGAGCATCGGCAAGGCGCCGCGCATCACCACGCACAACGGGCGCAAGCTGAACTTCTGCTGCGAGGTCTGCGAATGGGTGTGGAAGAGCCAGCCGGAGCGCTACGACACCCATCTCTCGGTGGTCGACCGCTTCCTCGCCGGTCATATCCAGCCGCCGACGCTGGAGGGCGCGCTGCAATACATGGGCATCACGCCCGACGTGGCCGGCAACGACGCGCAAAACTATGCCTGGAATGGCGCATCTCGCCTCGCGGCCGAGTGA
- a CDS encoding SDR family NAD(P)-dependent oxidoreductase has product MSPIQLQGKRVIVTGAAGGLGRGFALAFAAAGAEVVAADIRLGGAEDTARLVRDRGGKAHAAEVDVADEASTTALAQFALARMGGLDVLVNNAAIYAGLARRSFEAIPEAEWDRVMRVNVKGVWMMSKAAAPLMRRAGGGAIVNVSSATVMSGSPMWLHYVSSKGAVIAMTRALARELGDDKITVNVIAPGFTLTEASLGLMENAAEYGVSRGALKRAADVDDMVGGALFFASSAAAFITGQTLIVDGGRQFI; this is encoded by the coding sequence ATGAGTCCGATCCAACTGCAAGGGAAGCGCGTCATCGTCACCGGCGCCGCCGGCGGGCTCGGCCGCGGATTTGCGCTCGCCTTCGCTGCGGCCGGTGCCGAGGTCGTCGCCGCCGACATCCGTCTTGGCGGCGCCGAGGACACCGCGCGACTGGTCCGCGACCGCGGCGGCAAGGCGCACGCGGCCGAGGTCGACGTCGCCGACGAGGCGTCCACTACGGCGCTAGCACAATTCGCGCTTGCGCGCATGGGTGGCCTCGACGTGCTGGTCAACAATGCCGCTATCTATGCCGGACTCGCGCGCCGTAGCTTCGAGGCGATCCCCGAAGCCGAGTGGGATCGCGTGATGCGCGTCAACGTCAAGGGCGTGTGGATGATGAGCAAGGCGGCCGCGCCGCTGATGCGGCGCGCCGGCGGCGGCGCGATCGTCAACGTCTCGTCCGCCACGGTCATGAGCGGCTCACCGATGTGGCTTCACTACGTGTCGTCGAAAGGCGCCGTCATCGCGATGACCCGCGCTCTGGCGCGCGAGCTCGGCGACGACAAGATCACCGTCAATGTCATCGCGCCCGGCTTCACGCTCACCGAGGCCAGCCTCGGCCTGATGGAGAACGCCGCCGAATATGGCGTTTCCCGCGGCGCATTGAAGCGCGCGGCCGACGTCGACGACATGGTCGGCGGCGCACTGTTCTTCGCTTCGTCAGCCGCGGCCTTCATCACCGGCCAGACCCTGATCGTCGATGGCGGCCGGCAGTTCATCTAG